A genome region from Paenibacillus pabuli includes the following:
- the hrcA gene encoding heat-inducible transcriptional repressor HrcA → MLTERQRMILNAIVDDYIRSAEPVGSRSISKRGDVGYSPATIRNEMADLEDMGFLEQPHTSAGRIPSHKGYRYYVDHLVPWNQVEPQELDDLKSFFAEKLNVMEQVIQHASVILSHMTNYTSILLGPEVFHTSLRHFQLLPLNENTAVAIIVTNTGQVENKTVQIPPEISVAEMEKVVNLLNAKLVGVPIYKLKSRLYTELGQEMERHISRYEEVMQVLNSAFDNEHDNRLFLSGATNMLTQPEFKDVEKVKDILDLLDETPTLMKLMMPVPGGSGIQVRIGTENDHEAFANCSLITASYSLDGEALGSIGILGPTRMDYARVIHILNTLSRDLTAMLTHRFK, encoded by the coding sequence ATGTTAACAGAGCGTCAACGTATGATTCTGAACGCTATAGTGGATGACTATATCCGTTCAGCTGAGCCCGTAGGGTCCCGAAGCATTTCCAAAAGGGGAGATGTTGGATACAGTCCGGCTACGATCCGTAATGAAATGGCGGATCTCGAAGATATGGGTTTTCTGGAACAGCCGCATACCTCGGCAGGCCGTATTCCTTCGCATAAAGGCTATCGATATTATGTCGATCATTTGGTTCCCTGGAATCAGGTGGAGCCGCAAGAGCTGGATGATCTAAAATCATTCTTTGCCGAAAAATTAAATGTCATGGAACAAGTGATTCAGCATGCATCGGTCATTTTGTCGCACATGACGAATTATACTTCAATCCTTCTTGGACCCGAAGTATTCCATACTTCACTGCGTCATTTTCAGCTGCTGCCGCTGAATGAAAATACGGCCGTGGCTATTATTGTGACCAACACGGGTCAAGTGGAGAACAAGACGGTTCAAATTCCTCCGGAGATCTCGGTAGCCGAGATGGAGAAAGTGGTCAATTTGCTTAACGCCAAACTGGTTGGTGTGCCTATCTACAAATTAAAATCCCGCCTCTACACCGAGCTTGGGCAAGAGATGGAACGGCACATTTCACGCTATGAGGAAGTTATGCAGGTGCTGAACAGTGCTTTTGACAACGAACATGATAATCGTCTATTCCTCAGTGGTGCAACGAATATGTTGACCCAACCGGAATTCAAAGATGTCGAAAAGGTAAAGGATATTCTTGACCTGCTGGATGAGACACCAACACTCATGAAATTAATGATGCCTGTGCCGGGTGGATCAGGTATTCAGGTGCGTATCGGCACCGAGAATGATCATGAAGCCTTCGCCAACTGCAGTTTGATTACAGCGTCCTATTCATTGGATGGAGAAGCTTTGGGATCAATCGGGATACTGGGACCCACACGGATGGATTATGCACGTGTCATTCATATTTTAAATACATTATCTCGTGATTTAACGGCTATGCTAACGCATCGCTTCAAATAG
- the lepA gene encoding translation elongation factor 4, protein MTDIRARQRKIRNFSIIAHIDHGKSTLADRILEYTGALTTREMQEQVLDQMELERERGITIKLQAVALSYKADDGEEYLLNLIDTPGHVDFTYEVSRSLAACEGALLVVDAAQGIEAQTLANVYLALDNDLEILPVINKIDLPSADPDRVKQEVEDVIGLDTSNAVLASAKAGIGIKEILEQVVQSVPAPQGDPDQPLKALIFDSHYDPYKGVIVYIRVIDGKIKSGSKIKMMATGKSFEVIEVGAFKPRMTIVDELNVGDVGFVVAGIRHVGDTQVGDTITDAKNPTLEPLPGYRKINPMVYCGLYPIETSDYVDLREALEKLQLNDASLSFEPETSSALGFGFRCGFLGLLHMDVIQERIEREFNIPLITTAPSVIYHVTLTNGEVMQIDNPSNYPEVGRIDYVEEPYVKASIIVPNDYVGTIMELCQNKRGEYVNMEYLDTTRVTITYEIPLSEIVYDFFDQLKSSTKGYASFDYELSGYRQSNLAKMDILLNGEQVDALSFIVHRDRAYNRGRIICEKLRELIPRQMFEVPIQASVGTKVVARETVKAMRKNVLAKCYGGDISRKRKLLEKQKEGKKRMKQVGNVEVPQEAFMAVLKIDD, encoded by the coding sequence CGGCAAATCAACACTTGCGGACCGGATCTTGGAGTACACAGGTGCGCTCACCACACGGGAAATGCAGGAGCAGGTACTGGATCAGATGGAGCTTGAACGCGAACGTGGTATTACGATCAAGCTGCAGGCCGTTGCCCTGTCTTATAAAGCGGATGATGGTGAAGAATATCTATTGAATCTAATTGATACGCCTGGACACGTAGACTTCACATATGAAGTATCTCGCAGTCTTGCTGCATGTGAGGGTGCGTTGCTGGTTGTGGATGCGGCTCAGGGAATTGAAGCGCAGACACTGGCAAACGTATACCTGGCATTGGATAATGACCTTGAAATCTTACCGGTCATCAACAAAATTGACCTTCCAAGCGCCGATCCGGATCGGGTGAAGCAGGAAGTGGAAGATGTCATTGGTTTGGACACCAGCAATGCAGTTCTGGCTTCGGCCAAAGCCGGCATTGGGATTAAAGAGATTCTGGAACAAGTCGTACAGAGTGTTCCTGCACCACAGGGTGATCCTGACCAGCCATTGAAAGCGCTGATTTTTGACTCGCACTATGACCCGTACAAAGGCGTAATTGTATATATCCGTGTCATTGACGGCAAAATCAAGTCCGGTTCCAAAATCAAAATGATGGCAACAGGAAAATCATTTGAAGTTATCGAAGTGGGTGCGTTTAAACCACGTATGACCATTGTGGACGAGCTGAACGTGGGGGATGTTGGTTTTGTTGTTGCAGGTATCCGGCATGTAGGAGATACCCAAGTCGGGGATACGATAACAGATGCCAAAAATCCAACACTAGAACCTTTGCCGGGTTACCGCAAAATTAATCCAATGGTTTACTGTGGTCTCTACCCAATTGAGACATCCGATTATGTGGATCTGCGTGAAGCGCTGGAGAAATTGCAGTTGAACGATGCATCCCTAAGCTTCGAACCGGAAACCTCAAGTGCACTCGGCTTTGGATTCCGTTGCGGATTCCTGGGACTGCTTCATATGGATGTTATTCAGGAGCGGATTGAGCGAGAGTTCAACATACCGCTCATCACAACAGCACCAAGCGTAATCTATCATGTGACATTGACGAATGGTGAAGTCATGCAGATTGATAACCCATCCAATTATCCTGAGGTGGGAAGAATCGATTACGTGGAGGAACCATACGTGAAAGCCTCCATTATCGTACCGAATGATTATGTAGGTACCATTATGGAACTTTGTCAAAACAAACGCGGTGAATATGTGAATATGGAATATCTTGATACCACTCGGGTTACCATTACGTATGAGATCCCATTGTCCGAGATTGTGTATGATTTCTTCGATCAATTGAAATCAAGTACAAAAGGGTACGCGTCCTTCGACTACGAACTGTCTGGTTATCGTCAGTCCAATCTGGCGAAAATGGATATTTTGCTTAATGGCGAGCAGGTCGATGCCCTGTCGTTCATCGTTCACCGTGACCGTGCATATAACCGCGGCCGCATTATCTGTGAGAAGCTGCGCGAGCTGATTCCACGGCAAATGTTTGAGGTGCCGATTCAGGCATCCGTAGGTACGAAGGTCGTTGCACGTGAAACCGTAAAAGCCATGCGTAAAAACGTACTTGCCAAGTGTTACGGCGGTGACATCTCGCGGAAACGGAAGCTGCTGGAGAAGCAGAAGGAAGGTAAGAAGCGGATGAAGCAGGTTGGTAACGTTGAGGTGCCGCAGGAAGCGTTTATGGCGGTGCTGAAAATTGATGATTAA
- the grpE gene encoding nucleotide exchange factor GrpE translates to MKEEQSFAAEEQEQQEMTAAESQGPVNEAGAAEAQAEEMADQGQDELARLKAEVEETQQRFVRAQADFDNFRRRTQKEKEELAKYASMKLVTELVPVIDNFERAMATVPEGTESESFSKGIQMIFRQLETVLNNEGLTAMETVGQPFNPEFHQAIMQVESDEYEEGTVVEEVQKGYMLKDKVLRPAMVKVSS, encoded by the coding sequence TTGAAAGAGGAGCAATCATTCGCAGCAGAAGAACAGGAACAGCAGGAAATGACAGCGGCCGAGAGCCAGGGACCTGTTAACGAAGCAGGAGCTGCAGAAGCGCAGGCCGAGGAGATGGCAGATCAGGGGCAAGATGAGCTCGCACGTTTGAAGGCAGAGGTTGAGGAAACACAGCAGCGCTTTGTCCGTGCTCAAGCTGATTTTGATAACTTCCGTCGCCGTACACAAAAGGAAAAAGAGGAACTGGCGAAGTATGCTTCAATGAAGTTGGTCACCGAACTGGTGCCGGTTATTGACAACTTCGAACGTGCCATGGCTACTGTGCCGGAAGGTACGGAATCCGAATCCTTCTCCAAAGGCATCCAAATGATCTTCCGCCAGCTGGAAACGGTGCTGAACAATGAAGGTCTGACTGCAATGGAAACGGTTGGACAGCCGTTTAATCCTGAATTCCATCAAGCAATTATGCAAGTGGAGAGCGACGAGTATGAGGAAGGTACCGTTGTGGAGGAAGTCCAAAAAGGCTATATGCTGAAGGATAAAGTACTTCGTCCTGCCATGGTTAAAGTCAGCTCATAA
- the hemW gene encoding radical SAM family heme chaperone HemW: MTLAAHSRKTGAPQAVYLHIPFCTNKCFYCDFNSYVLKDQPVMQYLEALEREMEHTVKANPPGEIKTIFVGGGTPTALKPDEMAVFLRSVKTYFPNWADDIEFSMEANPGTTDAEKLAVMKEGGVNRVSFGVQAFQNDLLTGIGRIHNTDDVYRSLENARKAGLTNLSIDLMFGLPNQTVEMLNESIDKALELDLPHYSIYSLKVEENTLFHTLYQKNQLPLPHEDDELQMYLLLMKRMKEAGYGQYEISNFAKPGFESRHNITYWRNEDYYGLGAGAHGYVGRERHMNIKGINPYVEASRAGLPRLDHFEISRAEAMEDYLMVGLRMLEGASASRFSEQFGESIEDVFAKPLGKMLNAGLLERTSDGFRLSEQGILFGNDVFAEFIGSISLNS, from the coding sequence ATGACATTGGCAGCACACAGCCGGAAAACAGGTGCACCCCAAGCGGTGTACCTTCATATTCCCTTTTGCACAAATAAATGCTTCTATTGCGATTTCAACTCCTATGTCCTGAAGGACCAGCCTGTAATGCAATACCTTGAGGCATTGGAGCGGGAGATGGAACATACCGTCAAAGCCAATCCGCCGGGAGAAATCAAAACCATTTTTGTTGGTGGTGGTACACCAACGGCTTTGAAGCCAGACGAAATGGCCGTATTCCTGCGGTCTGTTAAAACGTATTTCCCGAATTGGGCGGACGATATTGAATTTTCAATGGAAGCCAACCCGGGAACGACAGATGCCGAGAAGCTAGCCGTGATGAAAGAAGGCGGAGTGAACCGCGTCAGCTTTGGCGTACAGGCTTTTCAAAATGACCTGTTGACAGGTATTGGACGAATTCATAATACGGACGATGTATATCGCAGTCTGGAGAACGCCCGCAAGGCAGGATTGACTAACCTGTCGATCGACCTGATGTTTGGCTTGCCAAATCAAACGGTGGAGATGCTGAACGAGAGTATTGATAAGGCGCTTGAGCTCGATTTGCCTCACTATTCCATATACAGTTTGAAAGTTGAAGAGAATACGCTTTTCCATACGTTATATCAAAAGAACCAACTGCCGCTCCCTCATGAGGATGATGAGCTGCAGATGTATCTTCTATTAATGAAGCGAATGAAAGAAGCGGGATACGGCCAGTACGAAATCAGTAACTTTGCGAAACCCGGATTCGAGAGTCGGCACAATATTACGTACTGGCGCAATGAGGACTATTATGGTCTTGGAGCCGGTGCGCATGGATACGTGGGCCGTGAGCGTCATATGAATATTAAAGGTATAAATCCTTATGTCGAAGCATCCCGTGCAGGACTGCCTCGCCTGGATCATTTTGAGATCAGTCGTGCCGAAGCCATGGAAGATTATTTGATGGTTGGACTGAGAATGCTGGAGGGTGCATCCGCTTCGCGGTTCAGTGAACAGTTTGGAGAATCCATCGAAGACGTGTTTGCTAAGCCCCTAGGCAAAATGCTGAATGCAGGACTGCTTGAACGGACGTCAGACGGCTTCCGGCTCAGTGAACAGGGGATCCTGTTCGGGAATGACGTTTTTGCCGAGTTTATCGGGTCAATATCGCTGAATTCGTAG
- the dnaK gene encoding molecular chaperone DnaK, translating into MSKVIGIDLGTTNSCVAVMEGGEAVVIPNPEGARTTPSVVGFKKDGERVVGETAKRQAITNPDRTIISIKRHMGTSHKETIDSKDYSPQEISAIILQKLKSDAEAYLGQTVTQAVITVPAYFNDSQRQATKDAGKIAGLEVLRIVNEPTAAALAYGMEKSEDQTILVYDLGGGTFDVSILELGDGFFEVKATSGDNQLGGDDFDQVIIDYLVSEFKKDQGIDLSKDKAAVQRLKDAAEKAKKELSGVLTTTISLPFITVADGVPQHLELNLSRAKFEEISAGLVERTLEPTRRALSDAGMTANDIDKIVLVGGSTRIPAVQEAIKKLTGKEPHKGVNPDEVVALGAAVQAGVLTGDVKDVVLLDVTPLSLGIETAGGVFTKMIERNTTIPTSKSQVFSTYADNQPSVEIHVLQGEREMAAGNKTLGRFMLGDIPPAPRGVPQIEVSFDIDANGIVNVSATDKGTNKTQKITITSSSGLSDAEVEQMMKDAELHAEEDKKRKELVEAKNSADQLIYSVDKTIKDLGEKADAGEVEKANAAKEKLQGVLASDNLEDIKAATEELTEIVQQLSVKLYEQAQAQEQAAQGAEEQQGSAKRDNVVDADYEVVDEDKKQN; encoded by the coding sequence ATGAGCAAAGTAATCGGTATTGACTTAGGAACAACCAACTCTTGCGTAGCGGTAATGGAGGGCGGCGAGGCTGTCGTTATTCCAAACCCGGAAGGCGCACGTACAACCCCATCCGTAGTGGGTTTCAAAAAAGATGGAGAGCGCGTTGTTGGTGAAACAGCTAAACGCCAAGCGATCACGAATCCGGATCGTACGATCATTTCGATCAAACGTCACATGGGTACTTCCCACAAAGAAACAATCGATAGCAAAGACTACTCTCCACAAGAGATCTCTGCGATCATCCTGCAAAAACTGAAATCCGATGCTGAAGCTTACCTTGGCCAAACGGTAACTCAAGCGGTTATCACTGTACCGGCTTACTTCAATGACAGCCAGCGTCAAGCAACCAAAGATGCAGGTAAAATCGCAGGTTTGGAAGTTCTGCGTATCGTCAACGAGCCAACAGCAGCAGCTTTGGCATATGGTATGGAGAAATCCGAAGACCAAACCATTCTCGTATATGACTTGGGTGGCGGTACATTCGACGTATCCATCCTTGAACTGGGTGACGGCTTCTTCGAAGTTAAAGCGACTAGTGGTGATAACCAACTGGGTGGCGATGACTTTGACCAAGTAATCATTGATTATCTCGTAAGTGAATTCAAAAAAGATCAAGGCATTGACCTGAGCAAAGATAAAGCAGCGGTTCAACGTTTGAAAGATGCAGCGGAAAAAGCGAAAAAAGAACTTTCCGGCGTATTGACTACAACGATTTCCCTGCCGTTCATCACCGTAGCTGACGGCGTTCCTCAGCACTTGGAGTTGAACCTGAGCCGTGCGAAATTCGAAGAAATCTCTGCTGGTCTGGTTGAGCGTACGCTTGAACCAACTCGCCGCGCATTGAGCGATGCTGGCATGACTGCTAATGATATCGACAAAATCGTTCTGGTTGGTGGTTCCACACGTATTCCTGCAGTACAGGAAGCGATCAAGAAACTGACTGGAAAAGAGCCTCACAAAGGCGTTAACCCGGATGAAGTTGTAGCTTTGGGCGCAGCTGTACAAGCGGGCGTACTGACAGGTGACGTGAAAGACGTGGTATTGCTCGACGTAACTCCACTGTCCCTGGGTATCGAAACTGCAGGTGGCGTATTCACTAAAATGATCGAGCGCAACACAACGATCCCTACATCCAAATCCCAAGTATTCTCCACTTATGCAGACAATCAACCAAGCGTTGAGATCCATGTCCTGCAAGGGGAACGCGAAATGGCAGCTGGCAACAAAACGCTGGGACGCTTTATGTTGGGAGATATTCCACCGGCTCCACGCGGCGTTCCGCAAATCGAAGTTAGCTTCGATATTGATGCCAACGGTATCGTTAACGTATCTGCAACAGACAAAGGTACGAACAAAACGCAAAAAATCACCATCACGTCTTCCAGCGGTCTGAGCGATGCTGAAGTTGAGCAAATGATGAAAGATGCTGAACTGCACGCTGAAGAAGATAAAAAACGCAAAGAGCTCGTTGAAGCGAAAAACAGTGCAGATCAACTGATCTACTCTGTGGACAAAACGATCAAAGATCTTGGCGAAAAAGCAGACGCTGGCGAAGTTGAGAAAGCCAATGCTGCAAAAGAAAAACTGCAAGGCGTGCTGGCTTCCGACAACCTGGAAGACATCAAAGCAGCTACAGAAGAACTGACAGAGATCGTTCAACAACTGTCCGTTAAACTGTATGAGCAAGCACAGGCACAAGAGCAAGCAGCTCAAGGTGCTGAAGAGCAACAAGGTTCCGCTAAACGTGACAACGTCGTAGACGCTGATTACGAAGTCGTGGATGAAGATAAAAAACAAAACTAA
- a CDS encoding N-acetyltransferase, translated as MSAICRKAVPEDVEPLFEMIKGYAERGIMLPRSREVLHRQLEHFVVAEVNGEVVGCGSLCRLGNDLVEVRSLGISEGHKGMGIGSLLLDRLVEEAEKQQIPKVMALTYEVSFFLKNGFAVVNKEIFPEKVWTDCVHCSKQDCCDEIAVLKELNVSA; from the coding sequence ATGTCGGCGATATGCAGAAAAGCCGTACCGGAAGATGTTGAACCATTGTTTGAAATGATTAAGGGATATGCTGAACGTGGGATCATGCTTCCGCGATCAAGGGAAGTACTGCATCGACAGCTGGAACACTTTGTCGTAGCCGAAGTGAACGGTGAAGTGGTGGGCTGCGGCTCGCTGTGCCGTCTGGGGAATGATCTGGTGGAAGTCAGGTCGCTCGGCATCTCGGAAGGACACAAAGGGATGGGGATTGGTTCCTTGCTGCTGGACCGTTTGGTGGAAGAAGCTGAGAAGCAGCAGATTCCAAAGGTCATGGCACTGACATATGAGGTCTCCTTTTTCCTCAAAAATGGGTTTGCCGTGGTAAACAAAGAGATATTCCCGGAAAAAGTGTGGACGGACTGTGTTCATTGCAGCAAGCAGGACTGCTGCGATGAGATCGCAGTGCTGAAGGAATTGAATGTATCCGCATAA